One genomic region from Spirosoma sp. KCTC 42546 encodes:
- a CDS encoding pitrilysin family protein — MEDYEVYTLPNGIRIAHKQIPHTQIAHCGIMLDIGSRDEQPHQQGLAHFWEHMAFKGTEKRKSYHIITRLENIGGELNAYTTKEKVCFHASVLDAHFDKAAELLADITFHSVFPEKQIERERGVILEEMAMYYDSPEDAIQDDFDELVFPNHALGGNILGTAETVGSFGREDLQRFIAENYDTSRIVFASVSKLPFKQVVKVAEKYFQDVPAQHSARQRKKPTDYVPRQTRVERPITQAQCALGRPAYGLTDPRRLPFFMLINLLGGPGMNSRLNLNLREKYGLVYSIDASYTPYLDTGFLGIYFGTDPKKVDKAQSLIMKELKRLREQPLTTLQLHQTKEQLIGQLAMAEESNNSFMLMMAKSLLDINRVESLNDIFNDIKAVTAEQLQTLAQESFDESQFSTLTFIPEK; from the coding sequence ATGGAAGATTACGAAGTTTATACTCTGCCCAACGGAATTCGGATTGCGCACAAACAAATACCCCATACGCAGATTGCCCATTGTGGCATTATGCTCGACATCGGTAGCCGCGACGAACAGCCTCACCAGCAGGGACTAGCCCATTTCTGGGAGCATATGGCTTTCAAAGGTACGGAGAAACGAAAATCGTACCACATTATCACTCGACTGGAAAATATTGGTGGCGAATTAAATGCCTATACCACAAAAGAGAAGGTTTGCTTTCACGCATCTGTTTTAGACGCTCATTTTGACAAAGCGGCTGAACTACTGGCCGATATTACCTTTCACTCGGTCTTTCCCGAAAAGCAGATCGAGCGGGAACGTGGGGTTATTCTGGAAGAAATGGCGATGTATTATGACTCGCCCGAAGATGCTATTCAGGACGATTTCGATGAATTAGTCTTCCCGAACCATGCACTGGGTGGAAATATACTCGGTACCGCCGAAACGGTTGGCTCCTTTGGACGCGAAGATCTGCAACGATTTATTGCCGAGAATTACGACACCAGCCGGATTGTGTTTGCCTCCGTCAGCAAATTGCCGTTTAAGCAAGTGGTGAAAGTGGCCGAAAAATATTTCCAGGACGTTCCTGCGCAGCACTCGGCCCGGCAGCGCAAAAAACCAACGGATTACGTGCCACGCCAAACGCGTGTCGAGCGCCCCATTACGCAGGCGCAATGTGCCCTCGGTCGTCCTGCTTACGGATTGACCGACCCCAGACGGCTTCCTTTTTTTATGCTCATCAATCTACTGGGTGGACCGGGCATGAACTCCCGACTGAACCTAAATCTGCGCGAAAAATATGGTCTGGTGTATTCAATTGATGCCAGCTATACGCCTTATTTAGACACCGGTTTTCTGGGTATCTACTTTGGCACCGATCCTAAAAAAGTAGATAAGGCACAGTCGTTAATTATGAAGGAGTTGAAACGCCTGCGCGAACAGCCGCTGACAACCCTGCAACTTCACCAAACGAAAGAGCAATTGATTGGTCAATTGGCGATGGCCGAGGAGAGTAACAACAGCTTTATGCTAATGATGGCCAAAAGCTTGCTGGATATTAATCGCGTTGAATCGTTAAATGACATTTTCAACGACATTAAAGCTGTCACAGCAGAACAACTGCAAACGCTGGCTCAGGAGTCGTTTGATGAGAGCCAGTTCAGTACATTGACGTTTATACCTGAAAAATAG
- a CDS encoding NAD(P)/FAD-dependent oxidoreductase: protein MNPNIPQTDRKRVVIVGAGFGGLKLARKLSRRKEFQVVLINKQNYHEFQPLYYQVATAGLEANSILFPLRAVFGDCKNVHIRVTNVTGVRTADKAVDTELGPITYDYLVMATGADTNFFNQQNIIEKALPMKSVSEAIALRNRMLQNFEDALSVETQDEREGLMDVVVVGGGPTGVELCGTLAEMRKTVLPKDYPELDFKMMDIYLIESGAELLGPMSVQSQEHSLAYLQKLGVTVRLNTRVKDFDGRLVTMNDGSTLRTNNLIWAAGVKANPLAGLPAEVIGRGGRIIVNRYSQVQGFTDIFAIGDVAMMAEEKWPNGHPQVAQPAIQQGGQLAKNFIHWVRNEQPEEFTYRDLGTMATIGRGLAVVDLPFLKFQGFFAWLTWLFVHLMSIVGVKNRLAIFLNWMANYVTYSNSLRLIIRPKLPKGDVKAMQEKLSDQLEVSKT from the coding sequence ATGAACCCAAACATACCTCAAACCGACCGCAAACGCGTAGTTATTGTCGGAGCTGGTTTTGGTGGCCTGAAACTGGCCCGTAAGCTATCGCGTCGAAAGGAGTTTCAGGTAGTCCTGATCAATAAGCAGAATTACCATGAGTTTCAACCGCTTTATTATCAGGTTGCTACTGCTGGATTAGAGGCAAACTCTATTCTGTTTCCGTTACGGGCCGTATTTGGCGATTGCAAAAATGTACACATTCGTGTAACCAACGTTACGGGTGTTCGCACGGCTGATAAAGCAGTTGATACGGAGTTAGGACCGATTACGTACGATTATTTAGTGATGGCTACTGGTGCCGATACCAATTTTTTCAACCAGCAAAACATCATTGAAAAAGCACTGCCGATGAAATCGGTCTCAGAAGCCATCGCTTTGCGAAATCGGATGCTTCAGAATTTTGAAGATGCCCTGAGTGTTGAAACACAGGATGAGCGCGAGGGATTAATGGATGTGGTTGTTGTTGGGGGAGGACCAACGGGCGTTGAACTTTGTGGTACGCTGGCCGAGATGCGCAAAACCGTTCTGCCAAAAGATTATCCTGAGCTGGATTTCAAGATGATGGACATTTACCTCATCGAATCGGGCGCTGAACTGCTGGGTCCTATGTCGGTTCAGTCGCAGGAGCATTCATTGGCCTATTTGCAGAAGCTAGGTGTTACTGTTCGGTTGAATACCAGGGTGAAGGATTTTGACGGACGCCTGGTTACCATGAATGACGGATCGACACTTCGTACGAACAACCTGATCTGGGCGGCTGGTGTGAAGGCTAATCCATTAGCGGGTTTGCCAGCGGAAGTAATTGGTCGTGGAGGACGCATAATCGTAAATCGTTACAGCCAGGTGCAGGGCTTTACGGATATATTTGCTATTGGCGATGTAGCAATGATGGCAGAAGAAAAATGGCCGAACGGACACCCTCAGGTAGCACAGCCTGCTATTCAACAGGGAGGCCAACTAGCCAAAAATTTCATCCACTGGGTGCGTAACGAACAGCCAGAGGAGTTTACGTATCGGGATTTAGGCACAATGGCTACCATTGGCCGTGGGTTGGCCGTAGTTGATCTGCCATTTTTGAAGTTTCAGGGATTTTTTGCCTGGCTTACGTGGTTATTTGTTCACTTGATGTCTATTGTTGGCGTTAAAAATAGATTAGCAATTTTCCTGAACTGGATGGCTAATTACGTAACCTATAGTAACTCACTTCGGTTGATTATCCGACCAAAACTGCCTAAAGGTGATGTGAAAGCGATGCAGGAGAAACTTTCTGATCAGCTAGAGGTTAGTAAGACGTAA
- a CDS encoding MbnP family protein codes for MKTTTVGLLAVLFIGFLVLSCDTKDPDTDPVSTGKMRIVFDNTVGASDLKLGTGSYQNASGESFAVTKFNYFVSNIRLRKQDGSDYVVPQDSSYFLIQEEKPASQTITLSNVPTGDYTAMTFLIGVDSLRSMADISKRTGVLDPALNNGMYWDWNSGYIFMKLEGTSTVAPVLQNNAFFYHIGGFGRSNVKINNLRNVTLPFTNSVATVQTGSTPSIRIATDVMKIFDGPTKLSIAQNPSVMFEPFSTSIADNYVQMFSYDRVLANP; via the coding sequence ATGAAAACGACTACTGTTGGATTATTGGCCGTACTGTTTATAGGCTTCCTTGTTCTTTCCTGCGATACAAAAGACCCAGACACTGACCCGGTCTCTACCGGCAAGATGCGTATCGTATTCGATAATACAGTGGGTGCCTCAGATCTAAAACTGGGAACGGGCTCGTATCAGAATGCATCCGGTGAGTCCTTTGCCGTGACGAAATTCAATTATTTTGTGAGCAATATCCGTCTCCGCAAACAAGACGGTAGTGACTATGTGGTGCCGCAGGATAGCAGCTATTTTCTGATTCAGGAAGAAAAGCCAGCATCGCAAACGATCACTTTATCGAACGTGCCTACGGGAGATTACACGGCCATGACCTTTCTGATTGGAGTAGACAGCCTACGCAGCATGGCCGATATTAGTAAGCGAACCGGGGTGCTTGATCCTGCACTCAATAATGGAATGTATTGGGATTGGAATTCAGGCTATATTTTTATGAAACTGGAAGGCACATCAACCGTAGCACCAGTCTTACAAAATAATGCCTTCTTTTATCATATTGGTGGCTTTGGCCGATCCAACGTTAAGATTAATAACCTGCGCAATGTAACGCTACCATTTACGAACAGCGTTGCTACTGTACAGACAGGCTCTACACCATCAATTCGGATTGCTACAGACGTAATGAAGATATTCGATGGCCCAACGAAATTGAGTATTGCCCAAAATCCGTCGGTTATGTTTGAGCCCTTTTCAACCAGCATTGCCGACAATTATGTCCAGATGTTTAGTTACGACCGGGTTCTCGCCAATCCATGA
- a CDS encoding cytochrome-c peroxidase, which yields MMPQTTISAKRIGLVVSGLLLALVIACQTQKDPDPDPGPTNPGGGIDYQTTPVTLRQPANFPTKLYDLTQNPLTVEGVALGKALFYEPMLSRDTTISCGFCHQQFAGFGHSDHPLSHGIGGKFGTRNVPGLQNLGWDREFFWDGGVTNLDELAISPIQNVVEMDLKFSDALNRIQKSPKYTPMFKAAFGSDTVTTARFLKAISQFLLTLVSADSRYDKYVRKESGGDLSSDELAGLALFQQKCTTCHATDLFTDKSYRNNGLPVGAINDQGRYTITLNDADRLKFRVPSLRNVEKTFPYMHDGRFATLEQVIDHYRTGVKDSPTLDPALKANGQPGIVLTDTEKKQVIAFLLTLTDNTFMTNRAFSAN from the coding sequence ATGATGCCACAAACTACCATATCGGCAAAGCGTATTGGGCTGGTGGTCAGCGGACTTCTGCTTGCGTTGGTCATTGCCTGCCAAACGCAGAAAGATCCTGACCCGGATCCTGGTCCAACAAATCCGGGTGGTGGCATTGACTACCAAACAACGCCGGTCACCCTTCGGCAACCCGCTAATTTCCCAACTAAACTTTACGATTTGACCCAAAATCCGCTCACAGTCGAGGGAGTTGCGTTAGGGAAAGCGTTGTTTTATGAGCCGATGCTGTCGCGCGACACCACCATTAGCTGCGGGTTCTGTCATCAGCAGTTTGCTGGCTTCGGGCATTCCGATCATCCGTTGAGTCATGGGATTGGCGGTAAATTCGGGACGCGTAACGTGCCGGGATTGCAAAACTTAGGGTGGGATCGTGAGTTTTTCTGGGACGGGGGCGTAACGAATCTGGACGAATTGGCTATTTCACCCATTCAAAATGTCGTTGAGATGGATTTGAAATTTTCGGATGCGCTCAATCGCATTCAGAAAAGCCCCAAATATACGCCCATGTTTAAAGCTGCTTTCGGTTCCGACACCGTAACAACAGCTCGTTTCCTGAAAGCGATCTCGCAATTTTTACTGACGCTCGTCTCTGCCGATTCGCGCTATGATAAATACGTTCGGAAAGAGAGCGGGGGCGATTTGTCATCTGATGAACTGGCGGGCTTAGCCCTATTCCAGCAGAAGTGCACAACCTGCCATGCAACCGATTTATTTACGGATAAGAGTTACCGGAATAACGGTCTTCCTGTTGGTGCTATTAACGATCAGGGGCGCTACACCATAACCCTTAATGACGCTGATCGTCTGAAATTCAGGGTGCCGAGTCTGCGAAATGTAGAGAAAACGTTTCCGTATATGCACGATGGACGTTTCGCAACGCTGGAACAGGTGATTGACCATTACCGAACTGGGGTTAAAGACAGCCCAACGCTCGACCCTGCCCTTAAAGCGAATGGGCAGCCCGGTATTGTCCTGACTGATACGGAAAAGAAGCAGGTAATCGCCTTTCTGCTAACCTTAACAGACAACACGTTTATGACTAATCGGGCGTTTAGCGCGAACTAA
- a CDS encoding MerC domain-containing protein: protein MKTDSLSRKADYIGITGSVLCIIHCLITPVLLLTTSVLQDSTLRIGYLSLDYVFIGVNMVAVYFATRHYAPKAIKMALWGFLSLFSIALLLEETAPVFEYLAYASSAGLVITHLLNIRQHRVSHTH, encoded by the coding sequence ATGAAAACAGATAGTCTCTCTCGTAAAGCGGATTATATTGGTATTACCGGTTCGGTGTTGTGTATTATCCACTGCCTTATTACACCGGTTTTACTGTTAACGACCTCTGTACTACAGGATTCAACCCTTCGTATTGGCTATCTGAGCCTCGATTACGTCTTTATTGGAGTCAACATGGTAGCCGTCTATTTCGCTACCCGGCACTACGCTCCAAAAGCGATCAAGATGGCTCTTTGGGGATTTCTGAGCCTATTCAGTATCGCATTGCTTCTGGAAGAAACCGCTCCCGTTTTTGAATACCTCGCCTACGCATCATCGGCGGGTTTAGTAATCACTCACTTGCTCAACATCCGGCAACATAGAGTGAGTCACACGCATTAG
- a CDS encoding sugar phosphate isomerase/epimerase: MKRTTLFLIALLAGTSAVQAQPFGKLVQKTPGIVSYTMRDSFSKDVPRTLDKIKAWGITDIEFSSLFGKTAPELRALLDQRGLHCSSYGVSYDAIDQKPDSILQNAQALGVKYIRIGSIPHKSAATLEMMQKAAEVFNRFGKLAHAKGMMFCYHNHGFEFQPYENGTLFDYLVKETNPEYVGYEMDVTWTFLPGQDPAALLTKYPKRFRLIHLKDVEKGVPHSDKGGMPNENSVVLGTGQIDWPAVLKAARKTSIDHFYIEDESKAVEQQVPKSIAYLKSL; encoded by the coding sequence ATGAAACGTACAACCTTATTTTTGATAGCGCTTCTGGCCGGAACATCGGCTGTACAGGCGCAGCCTTTTGGTAAACTGGTTCAGAAAACACCTGGTATTGTCTCGTATACAATGCGGGATAGTTTCAGTAAAGATGTTCCGAGAACCTTGGATAAGATTAAAGCCTGGGGAATTACGGATATCGAATTTTCAAGCCTGTTTGGGAAAACAGCTCCCGAATTACGGGCTCTCCTCGATCAGCGCGGCTTGCATTGCAGCAGTTATGGCGTTAGTTATGATGCCATTGATCAAAAACCGGATTCAATTCTGCAAAATGCCCAGGCTCTGGGAGTTAAATACATACGCATTGGTTCAATTCCGCATAAGAGCGCAGCCACGTTGGAAATGATGCAGAAAGCAGCCGAAGTATTTAACCGCTTCGGAAAACTGGCGCACGCTAAAGGCATGATGTTCTGCTACCATAATCATGGGTTTGAGTTTCAACCCTATGAGAACGGCACCCTGTTCGACTATCTGGTGAAGGAAACCAACCCAGAATACGTGGGCTATGAAATGGACGTAACCTGGACGTTCTTACCAGGGCAGGACCCAGCCGCTTTGCTGACCAAATACCCCAAGCGCTTCCGGCTTATTCACCTGAAAGATGTGGAGAAAGGCGTTCCGCATAGCGATAAAGGCGGTATGCCTAACGAGAATTCGGTTGTATTAGGAACGGGGCAAATCGACTGGCCCGCCGTCCTGAAAGCCGCTCGTAAGACGTCTATCGACCACTTCTATATTGAAGATGAGAGTAAAGCAGTTGAACAACAAGTGCCAAAGAGCATTGCCTATTTAAAGAGTTTGTAA
- a CDS encoding geranylgeranylglycerol-phosphate geranylgeranyltransferase, whose protein sequence is MVARQSMTFSAFTSGFLRLIRVQNLLIVVLTLLLARLFLVGPRQDSLRLLVDNGIWLLAFSTVCIAAAGYIINDYFDVKIDLINKPERVIIGRYLKRRVAMGIHQALNVIGCLIGLYLSKWVFLADVLAVSLLWFYSANFKRQPLIGNIVVSLLTALSFIVLAIYYRHNTTMLLIYALFSFGISLIREIIKDMQDIRGDARFGCRTIPIVWGLRRTKYLLYVLIGVFVCTLFFFAGSLHNSRLISIFLLLLLPIGWLIYRLVLADTRREFGYLSNLCKLIMLLGVMSMIWT, encoded by the coding sequence ATGGTTGCACGCCAGTCAATGACTTTTTCGGCATTTACATCCGGTTTCCTGCGGCTTATTCGGGTGCAGAATCTGCTGATTGTAGTGCTGACCCTATTACTGGCACGGCTATTTTTAGTAGGACCGCGGCAGGACAGTCTGCGCCTTTTAGTTGATAATGGTATCTGGCTCCTTGCCTTCTCAACAGTCTGTATCGCAGCTGCCGGTTATATCATTAATGACTATTTCGATGTAAAGATCGACCTGATTAATAAACCCGAACGAGTCATTATTGGGCGCTACCTGAAACGTAGGGTTGCCATGGGTATACATCAAGCCTTAAATGTAATAGGCTGTCTAATTGGACTTTACTTGAGTAAGTGGGTCTTTTTAGCCGATGTGCTGGCGGTGTCGTTATTGTGGTTTTATTCGGCCAATTTCAAACGACAACCGCTTATTGGCAATATTGTCGTTTCGCTGCTAACGGCGCTCTCATTTATTGTGCTGGCTATTTATTACCGGCACAACACTACTATGCTGCTCATCTATGCCCTGTTCTCGTTTGGCATTTCGCTCATTCGCGAGATCATCAAAGATATGCAGGATATTCGGGGCGATGCCCGTTTTGGTTGTCGGACAATACCTATTGTGTGGGGATTACGTCGGACTAAATATCTACTCTACGTTTTGATCGGGGTATTTGTCTGTACGCTTTTCTTTTTTGCTGGTTCATTACACAATAGCCGACTCATTAGTATCTTCCTGTTACTCCTTCTACCTATCGGGTGGCTCATTTACCGGCTCGTACTGGCCGACACCCGACGCGAATTCGGTTATCTTAGCAACCTCTGTAAACTCATCATGCTGTTAGGGGTAATGAGTATGATATGGACGTAA
- the bshA gene encoding N-acetyl-alpha-D-glucosaminyl L-malate synthase BshA produces MKIGIVCYPTFGGSGVVATELGKGLAKNGHQIHFITYQQPPRLDFFNENVFYHEVNIPSYPLFQYAPYESALASAMVNVVLNEDVDLLHVHYAIPHASAAYMAKMILRSQGRNVPVVTTLHGTDITLVGKDASYEPVVTFSINESDGVTAVSENLRQDTYKHFKVHREIEVIPNFIDLSRFKRQQKEHFKKAICPNGEKLIVHTSNFRRVKRIDDAVMAFYHIQQQTPAKLLLVGDGPERARIERLVRDLAIYDQVRFLGKLDAVEEVLSVADLFIMPSENESFGLAALEALACEVPLITSNAGGLPELNIQGVTGFLSPVGDVDDMVKNALYVLDDANLPTFKENALARAKEFELSRILPLYEAHYERVLQAAQPVVS; encoded by the coding sequence ATGAAAATTGGCATTGTGTGCTACCCGACTTTTGGGGGCAGTGGTGTAGTGGCTACCGAACTCGGTAAGGGCTTGGCCAAAAATGGCCATCAAATTCATTTTATTACTTATCAGCAGCCTCCCCGACTCGATTTTTTTAATGAAAATGTCTTTTACCATGAAGTAAATATACCTTCGTATCCACTCTTTCAGTACGCTCCCTATGAATCGGCCCTGGCCAGTGCAATGGTCAATGTGGTATTGAATGAAGACGTTGATTTACTGCATGTTCACTATGCTATTCCGCACGCATCGGCTGCGTATATGGCAAAGATGATCTTGCGTTCGCAGGGCAGAAATGTACCCGTTGTAACAACCTTGCATGGTACCGATATAACGCTGGTAGGCAAAGATGCCTCCTACGAACCGGTTGTTACGTTCAGTATCAACGAGTCGGATGGAGTTACGGCCGTATCCGAGAATTTGCGCCAGGATACCTATAAGCATTTTAAGGTTCATCGCGAAATTGAAGTGATTCCGAACTTCATTGATCTGAGCCGTTTCAAACGTCAGCAGAAGGAACATTTCAAAAAAGCCATTTGTCCTAACGGCGAAAAGTTGATTGTACATACATCAAACTTCCGGCGGGTAAAACGCATCGACGATGCCGTAATGGCTTTTTATCATATTCAGCAGCAAACACCTGCCAAACTTCTGCTGGTAGGAGATGGTCCCGAACGGGCCCGTATCGAGCGGCTCGTTCGCGATCTGGCTATCTACGATCAGGTCCGGTTTCTTGGTAAGCTGGATGCGGTTGAAGAAGTGCTGTCGGTTGCCGACCTGTTTATTATGCCATCCGAAAATGAGAGCTTTGGCCTGGCAGCACTTGAAGCACTCGCCTGTGAGGTGCCACTTATTACATCAAATGCGGGTGGACTGCCTGAGTTGAACATTCAGGGGGTTACGGGCTTCCTGAGTCCAGTGGGCGATGTTGACGATATGGTCAAAAACGCACTCTATGTGTTAGATGACGCTAACTTGCCTACGTTCAAAGAAAATGCACTGGCAAGGGCTAAAGAATTCGAGTTATCGCGTATCTTGCCCCTCTACGAAGCCCATTATGAGCGGGTGCTGCAAGCCGCGCAACCGGTAGTCTCATAA
- a CDS encoding nucleotide pyrophosphohydrolase, protein MTIKDAQTTVDDWIKTVGVRYFNELTNMAQLTEEVGEVARIIARRYGEQSEKESDKNKDLGDELADVLWVLICLANQTGVDLTDAFQKNLDKKNGRDATRHLNNEKLK, encoded by the coding sequence ATGACTATAAAAGACGCCCAAACCACTGTTGACGACTGGATCAAAACTGTTGGGGTCCGGTATTTCAACGAACTGACCAATATGGCCCAGCTAACAGAGGAAGTTGGTGAGGTAGCCCGCATCATTGCTCGGCGTTATGGCGAACAGTCCGAAAAAGAATCAGATAAAAACAAAGATCTGGGCGATGAACTGGCTGATGTACTTTGGGTGCTTATCTGCCTGGCTAACCAGACCGGCGTTGACCTGACGGACGCGTTTCAGAAAAATCTGGATAAGAAGAATGGGCGGGATGCCACCCGGCATTTGAACAATGAGAAATTGAAGTAA
- a CDS encoding sterol desaturase family protein, whose translation MESTTEKLHTMAGHGKTRPKNSGTKKLFDNPILEALSRTHIMVPISMWLILSAFLGWYAFTYTNMSNGTIGLLFVAGLFGFTLFEYILHRYLYHLTPSTPQRAKIQYTFHGIHHEYPKDKTRLAMPPALAIFVAAFFFGVFFLLMGESAYAFFPGFLVGYSGYLATHFIVHAYAPPKNFFKQLWVNHSVHHYKNPESNYGVSSPFWDYIFGSFQK comes from the coding sequence ATGGAATCTACTACTGAAAAGCTGCATACTATGGCCGGTCATGGCAAAACCCGGCCTAAAAATAGCGGCACCAAAAAATTATTTGATAACCCGATTCTAGAGGCTTTGTCGCGGACACACATCATGGTTCCTATTTCCATGTGGCTTATTTTGTCGGCGTTTTTGGGTTGGTATGCCTTTACGTATACCAATATGAGCAATGGAACCATTGGGTTATTATTTGTAGCGGGTTTGTTTGGATTCACGTTGTTTGAATACATTCTGCACCGTTACCTGTATCATTTGACGCCGAGCACTCCTCAGCGTGCCAAAATCCAGTACACGTTTCACGGTATTCACCATGAGTATCCAAAAGACAAAACGCGCTTAGCTATGCCGCCCGCACTGGCTATTTTCGTAGCTGCTTTCTTCTTTGGCGTTTTCTTTTTACTGATGGGAGAATCGGCCTATGCGTTCTTTCCGGGCTTTTTAGTCGGTTATTCGGGCTATTTAGCGACGCACTTCATTGTGCATGCGTATGCGCCACCGAAGAACTTTTTCAAGCAGCTTTGGGTAAACCACAGTGTTCACCACTATAAGAATCCAGAAAGCAATTACGGTGTATCGTCGCCGTTCTGGGATTATATCTTTGGATCGTTTCAGAAATAA